A window of Drosophila subobscura isolate 14011-0131.10 chromosome E, UCBerk_Dsub_1.0, whole genome shotgun sequence contains these coding sequences:
- the LOC117891415 gene encoding AF4/FMR2 family member lilli isoform X12, producing the protein MRPPIPEVPPKEIGTALTRVCLRHKAVETRLKTFTSAIMDCLVQPLQDKIEDWKRTVATIDKDHAKEYKRCRSELKKRSSDTLRLQKKARKGQTDGLQSLMDSHMQDVTLRRAELEEVEKRSLRAAMVEERLRYCSFVHMLQPVVHEECEVMSELGHLQEAMQSIALVTKEPSVLPQASEELIHDAKASINLYPESPGGGSGSQGGGCSNSLGSRKSSVCSISSMNSSGSSNSPGHHHYPRSLSQFVTPAIRLKPGESSDSGFCSSPALTTQASNATNQTANVSTWPPHSQDAVDTLPPTADRPHTISTAYEKGHQRPPLTVYTFQNPETIHESGSGSINNGSVASSNGQPASGQSTPATQKSPAASLSRPPLPVKPAHVRCSSLERPLSAQSNHRQGGGSGGGGGGVGLLQRQCPSPIPAHITKELSAAHHAQQQQQQQQQLQQQQSPPTYVNMSELANMAALKLTNHQQQQQQQQQQQKPAPLQQQSSIDSICSQHSNDSSGSHQLLQQQQQQQQTPLAAQHLASTRSHSISSTASSLHSHPSIDSTVACGSLVGQHTHSTSTNTNTTSPSSGCSTPQNHYSPLLTNSPTSTAAGTPSGSSISTGTGTGLGFVYQVSSPTPPTSEVQQVLKITEQQQQQAQQAAEDTDERSRASVLQKASMFEKQAAAVAAAAGSVSPPVPLTAAAPSTVVAPKRSEAEQQEMDKSFEDSIQALNNLIGELDSFQREIDEGKGKQNSSSSSNTNSNNNLTTTSSSSSSENNNMLPTCITSITSTSNIELCGISNQTNSSGCGTDISDTTSEELAGETEPTRRERELLGASDSELSRCYVSETSSLTGGLTAGGYENPTFAHFVASASRDDPYNGGSGSEGRSLYAPASVCVSADSISLAASDSICLSGQPRHAYVDTCSDSGSAVVVIYDHQIPNTPDIEFVKQNSEIVLLRTKDPQVQSQLQLHELRELQQLPSNLLAGSPDSPDSSGSGKTPASATATVAPAKQRLSSFRASSEQQLQLLGRGSPQRGKAKQQQSTQQQQQQQQQQPAQGTTVSDSDSQATVEPPVMRRQLPPKPNSLSLSLFNGAAAGAVGAAVQPPSVADKPLIPRKSDFKADLDAKIRKQKQKIQQQLLQQQQQQEQQQQPQQHSPQSPPNRNCNVTNSPAAGIVIASASEYQNHNHSMPSQKMPPTAATPSALTSLSARGSSSSSLLPSTASASTSISSSAPATLLPVTPPPPPPPAHPYVCSPANTNSIANANASLKPCITPRPASLSGGGGGAGGGGAGGSSTRIARRSSINQAKPPPPVRRSSSVTPSPNAAAVGHATQQQQQQHNPQLSCSSEHLPPPPAFMLESMSSCTPPAAASAMPNSALKVSETVRALAAMRHQPASPGTLRRIQQQQQQQQQQQHLQQQHLQQQHQPLLQSVHNSPMNEDLSYEAYYDSYMDLQAYAHALANGQQQQQMPARFNQQQQQQQQQQQQQYYYSQQQQHVPQKPPTPPVYHAPPAPAPAPAPAPAADATFRTSSPAAGGGGGGGGGIYAQPKLVNNMSSFRTSSPSPNGHGHGHAHPLPPTQPKANPNLIAQLNARINSKQQQHQQHQHQQQQHVNEGIYGNQQQPGGGESIYTRSGLSMSQQQPQQQQNYDDYATSTNIEKTGSIRAKTKAEFLENLNAKLAKQGMSGRAFAVRNLINSKALPDPRICHESLMDQIKRGAPLKRNQKINDRSAPKIH; encoded by the exons ATGCGGCCACCAATTCCAGAG GTGCCTCCAAAGGAAATTGGCACCGCCCTGACGCGCGTTTGTCTGCGCCACAAGGCGGTGGAGACGCGCCTGAAGACCTTCACCAGCGCCATTATGGATTGTCTGGTGCAGCCGCTGCAGGATAAGATCGAGGACTGGAAGCGCACCGTGGCCACCATCGACAAGGATCATGCCAAAGAGTATAAGCGCTGCCGCAGCGAGCTGAAGAAGCGCTCCAGCGACACGCTGCGGCTGCAGAAGAAGGCGCGCAAGGGTCAAACCGATGGCCTGCAGTCGCTGATGGACTCCCACATGCAGGACGTAACGCTGCGCCGcgccgagctggaggaggtCGAGAAGCGTTCACTGCGCGCGGCCATGGTGGAGGAGCGACTGCGTTACTGCAGCTTTGTGCACATGCTGCAGCCGGTGGTGCACGAGGAGTGCGAAGTGATGTCCGAGTTGGGGCATTTGCAG GAGGCCATGCAGTCCATTGCTTTGGTCACCAAGGAGCCGAGTGTGCTGCCGCAAGCCTCCGAGGAGCTCATACACGATGCCAAGGCCAGCATTAATCTGTACCCAGAGTCCCCCGGCGGTGGTTCCGGCTCACAGGGCGGCGGCTGCTCCAACTCCTTGGGCTCCAGAAAGAGCTCCGTGTGCTCCATTAGCAGCATGAATAGCAGCGGCTCCAGCAACTCGCCGGGACATCATCACTATCCACGCTCCCTGTCGCAG TTTGTAACGCCCGCAATACGCTTGAAACCTGGTGAATCCAGTGATAGTGGCTTTTGCTCATCGCCAGCTCTAACAACACAg GCCTCCAATGCAACGAATCAAACGGCAAATGTCTCCACTTGGCCGCCACATTCCCAGGACGCGGTGGACACACTGCCACCCACGGCCGATCGACCGCACACCATTTCCACGGCCTACGAGAAGGGTCATCAGCGTCCACCGTTGACAGTCTACACGTTCCAGAACCCAGAGACCATACACGAgtccggcagcggcagcatcaacAATGGCTCGGTGGCCTCATCCAATGGACAGCCAGCATCGGGCCAGAGCACGCCGGCCACACAGAAGTCACCAGCGGCCTCGTTGAGTCGTCCGCCATTGCCAGTT AAGCCGGCACATGTG CGCTGCTCATCGCTGGAGCGTCCGTTGTCCGCGCAGAGCAATCATCGCCagggcggtggcagcggcggcggcggcggtggcgttgGACTGCTGCAGCGTCAGTGCCCCTCACCGATACCAGCTCATATCACGAAAG AGCTGTCCGCAGCACATcatgcacagcagcaacagcagcagcagcagcagctccaacagcagcagagtccGCCCACCTACGTTAACATGTCCGAACTGGCCAACATGGCGGCCTTGAAGCTCACtaaccaccagcaacagcagcagcagcagcagcagcaacagaagccagcgccactgcagcagcagagttcCATTGATTCGATCTGCTCGCAGCATTCCAACGACTCCTCGGGCTCACatcagctgctccagcagcagcagcagcaacagcaaacgcCTCTTGCTGCCCAGCACCTTGCCAGCACACGCTCCCATTCCATATCCTCGACGGCATCGTCGCTGCACTCGCATCCATCGATCGATTCGACGGTCGCTTGCGGCTCCCTTGTGGGCCAGCATACacacagcaccagcaccaataCGAACACCACCTCGCCGTCCAGTGGCTGCTCCACGCCACAGAACCATTACTCGCCACTGTTAACCAACTCACCCACATCCACTGCCGCAGGTAcgcccagcggcagcagcattagcaccggcaccggcaccggtcTGGGCTTTGTCTATCAAGTCAGCTCACCCACGCCGCCAACCAGCGAGGTGCAGCAGGTGCTGAAGAtcactgagcagcagcagcagcaggcacagcaggCGGCCGAGGACACAGACGAGCGTTCGCGTGCCTCTGTGCTGCAAAAGGCTTCCATGTTCGAGAAGCAAGCGGCAGCTGTGGCCGCAGCAGCGGGCAGTGTGTCGCCACCAGTGCCGCTTACGGCTGCAGCCCCATCGACAGTTGTGGCACCCAAACGATCCGAGGCCGAGCAACAGGAAATGG ACAAATCTTTCGAAGACTCAATCCAagcattaaataatttaattggcGAACTAGACTCGTTCCAACGTGAGATCGATGAGGGCAAGGGcaagcagaacagcagcagcagcagcaacaccaacagcaacaacaacctgACAACAacgagtagcagcagcagcagcgagaacaACAACATGCTGCCCACGTGCATCACCAGCATCACGAGCACCTCCAACATCGAGCTGTGCGGCATCAGCAATCAGACAAACTCCAGCGGCTGTGGCACAGACATTTCGGACACCACCTCGGAGGAGCTCGCCGGCGAGACGGAACCCACGcggcgagagcgagagctgctGGGCGCCAGCGATTCGGAGCTGAGTCGCTGCTATGTGAGCGAGACGAGTTCGCTGACCGGCGGCCTCACCGCAGGCGGCTACGAGAATCCCACATTCGCTCACTTTGTGGCGAGTGCGAGCCGCGACGATCCCTACAACGGGGGCTCGGGCAGCGAGGGCCGCTCGCTGTATGCGCCCGCGTCCGTGTGCGTGTCCGCGGACAGCATCTCGCTGGCCGCCTCCGACAGCATTTGCCTGTCGGGCCAGCCGCGGCACGCCTACGTGGACACCTGCAGtgacagcggcagcgccgTCGTGGTGATCTACGACCATCAGATACCCAACACGCCGGACATTGAGTTTGTCAAGCAGAACTCGGAGATTGTGCTGCTGCGCACCAAGGACCCTCAGGTGCAgtcacagctgcagctgcacgagCTGCGggagttgcagcagttgcCCTCGAACCTCCTAGCCGGATCCCCGGACTCGCCGGACTCCTCGGGCAGTGGGAAGACGCCCGCGTCGGCAACAGCAACTGTGGCGCCCGCCAAGCAGCGACTCTCCTCGTTTCGCGCCtccagcgagcagcagctacagctgctCGGACGCGGCAGTCCACAAAGAGGTaaagcaaaacagcagcagtcgacccagcagcagcagcaacagcagcagcagcagccggcacaGGGTACAACAGTCAGTGATAGCGATAGCCAGGCAACAGTAGAGCCTCCTGTGATGCGGCGACAGCTGCCCCCAAAGCCCAACAGCCTCAGCCTGAGCCTTTTCAATGGTGCGGCTGCAGGTGCGGTTGGGGCTGCGGTTCAGCCTCCCAGTGTAGCCGACAAGCCATTGATACCCCGCAAGTCAGACTTTAAGGCTGATTTAGATGCCAAAATAcgcaagcagaagcagaagattCAACAGCAAttattgcagcagcagcagcagcaagagcaacagcagcagccgcaacaacaCTCACCACAGTCGCCCCCAAACCGAAACTGTAATGTCACTAATAGCCCAGCGGCTGGCATTGTTATTGCATCCGCATCAGAATACCAAAACCATAATCATAGTATGCCAAGCCAAAAGATGccgccaacagcagcaactccatCTGCATTAACATCATTGTCAGCTCGcggctcatcatcatcatcattattacCATCAACTGCATCTGCATCCACATCGATATCATCAAGTGCTCCTGCTACGCTCCTGCCCGTtacgccgccaccaccaccaccacccgccCATCCATATGTGTGCTCCCCAGCCAATACGAATTccattgccaatgccaatgccagtcTCAAGCCGTGCATTACGCCCCGGCCGGCCTCGCTGTCGGG aggaggaggaggtgcaggaggaggaggagcaggtggcAGCTCAACGCGCATCGCACGTCGTTCGTCCATCAATCAGGcaaagccaccgccgccagtgCGACGCAGCTCCTCGGTGACGCCCAGCccgaatgcagcagcagtgggg cacgcgacgcaacagcagcagcagcagcataaccCACAGCTAAGCTGCTCCAGCGAGCATCTACCACCGCCGCCCGCCTTTATGCTGGAGTCCATGTCCAGCTGCACACCACCAGCCGCGGCCTCGGCCATGCCCAACTCCGCGCTGAAGGTGTCCGAGACGGTGCGCGCTCTGGCAGCCATGCGGCATCAGCCAGCGTCGCCGGGCACGCTGCGCAggatacagcagcagcagcagcaacagcaacagcagcaacatttgcaacagcaacatttgcagcagcaacatcaacccCTACTGCAG TCCGTGCACAACTCACCCATGAATGAAGACCTAAGCTATGAGGCCTACTATGACTCGTATATGGATCTGCAGGCGTATGCTCATGCCTTGGCcaatggccaacagcagcagcaaatgccaGCACGCTttaatcaacagcagcagcagcagcagcagcagcagcagcagcaatattactactcacagcagcagcaacatgtgcCACAGAAGCCACCAACGCCGCCTGTGTACCATGCAccaccagcgccagcgccagcgccagcaccagcaccagcagcggatGCC ACGTTCCGCACCTCATCACCAGccgcaggaggaggcggcggcggtggcggtggcatcTATGCCCAGCCCAAGCTGGTCAACAACATGTCCAGCTTTCGCACGAGCAGCCCCAGTCCcaacggacatggacatgggcatgCGCACCCACTGCCACCGACACAGCCCAAGGCGAATCCGAATCTAATTGCACAGCTCAATGCGAGAatcaacagcaagcagcagcagcaccagcaacaccagcaccagcagcagcaacatgtcAACGAGGGCATCTAtggcaatcagcagcagccaggaggaggCGAGTCCATCTACACGCGCAGCGGCCTGTCCATGtcccaacagcagccgcaacagcagcaaaactaTGACG ACTATGCCACAAGCACAAATATCGAAAAGACTGGCAGCATACGGGCCAAGACCAAGGCCGAATTTCTCGAGAATCTCAATGCGAAATTGGCCAAGCAGGGCATGTCCGGCCGTGCATTTGCCGTGCGAAATCTCATCAATAGCAAAGCGCTG CCGGATCCACGCATTTGTCACGAGTCGCTGATGGATCAAATAAAACGCGGAGCACCCTTGAAGCGTAATCAGAAGATCAACGATCGCAGCGCTCctaaaatacattaa
- the LOC117891415 gene encoding serine-rich adhesin for platelets isoform X15 yields MRPPIPEVPPKEIGTALTRVCLRHKAVETRLKTFTSAIMDCLVQPLQDKIEDWKRTVATIDKDHAKEYKRCRSELKKRSSDTLRLQKKARKGQTDGLQSLMDSHMQDVTLRRAELEEVEKRSLRAAMVEERLRYCSFVHMLQPVVHEECEVMSELGHLQEAMQSIALVTKEPSVLPQASEELIHDAKASINLYPESPGGGSGSQGGGCSNSLGSRKSSVCSISSMNSSGSSNSPGHHHYPRSLSQFVTPAIRLKPGESSDSGFCSSPALTTQASNATNQTANVSTWPPHSQDAVDTLPPTADRPHTISTAYEKGHQRPPLTVYTFQNPETIHESGSGSINNGSVASSNGQPASGQSTPATQKSPAASLSRPPLPVKPAHVRCSSLERPLSAQSNHRQGGGSGGGGGGVGLLQRQCPSPIPAHITKELSAAHHAQQQQQQQQQLQQQQSPPTYVNMSELANMAALKLTNHQQQQQQQQQQQKPAPLQQQSSIDSICSQHSNDSSGSHQLLQQQQQQQQTPLAAQHLASTRSHSISSTASSLHSHPSIDSTVACGSLVGQHTHSTSTNTNTTSPSSGCSTPQNHYSPLLTNSPTSTAAGTPSGSSISTGTGTGLGFVYQVSSPTPPTSEVQQVLKITEQQQQQAQQAAEDTDERSRASVLQKASMFEKQAAAVAAAAGSVSPPVPLTAAAPSTVVAPKRSEAEQQEMDKSFEDSIQALNNLIGELDSFQREIDEGKGKQNSSSSSNTNSNNNLTTTSSSSSSENNNMLPTCITSITSTSNIELCGISNQTNSSGCGTDISDTTSEELAGETEPTRRERELLGASDSELSRCYVSETSSLTGGLTAGGYENPTFAHFVASASRDDPYNGGSGSEGRSLYAPASVCVSADSISLAASDSICLSGQPRHAYVDTCSDSGSAVVVIYDHQIPNTPDIEFVKQNSEIVLLRTKDPQVQSQLQLHELRELQQLPSNLLAGSPDSPDSSGSGKTPASATATVAPAKQRLSSFRASSEQQLQLLGRGSPQRGKAKQQQSTQQQQQQQQQQPAQGTTVSDSDSQATVEPPVMRRQLPPKPNSLSLSLFNGAAAGAVGAAVQPPSVADKPLIPRKSDFKADLDAKIRKQKQKIQQQLLQQQQQQEQQQQPQQHSPQSPPNRNCNVTNSPAAGIVIASASEYQNHNHSMPSQKMPPTAATPSALTSLSARGSSSSSLLPSTASASTSISSSAPATLLPVTPPPPPPPAHPYVCSPANTNSIANANASLKPCITPRPASLSGGGGGAGGGGAGGSSTRIARRSSINQAKPPPPVRRSSSVTPSPNAAAVGTFRTSSPAAGGGGGGGGGIYAQPKLVNNMSSFRTSSPSPNGHGHGHAHPLPPTQPKANPNLIAQLNARINSKQQQHQQHQHQQQQHVNEGIYGNQQQPGGGESIYTRSGLSMSQQQPQQQQNYDDYATSTNIEKTGSIRAKTKAEFLENLNAKLAKQGMSGRAFAVRNLINSKALPDPRICHESLMDQIKRGAPLKRNQKINDRSAPKIH; encoded by the exons ATGCGGCCACCAATTCCAGAG GTGCCTCCAAAGGAAATTGGCACCGCCCTGACGCGCGTTTGTCTGCGCCACAAGGCGGTGGAGACGCGCCTGAAGACCTTCACCAGCGCCATTATGGATTGTCTGGTGCAGCCGCTGCAGGATAAGATCGAGGACTGGAAGCGCACCGTGGCCACCATCGACAAGGATCATGCCAAAGAGTATAAGCGCTGCCGCAGCGAGCTGAAGAAGCGCTCCAGCGACACGCTGCGGCTGCAGAAGAAGGCGCGCAAGGGTCAAACCGATGGCCTGCAGTCGCTGATGGACTCCCACATGCAGGACGTAACGCTGCGCCGcgccgagctggaggaggtCGAGAAGCGTTCACTGCGCGCGGCCATGGTGGAGGAGCGACTGCGTTACTGCAGCTTTGTGCACATGCTGCAGCCGGTGGTGCACGAGGAGTGCGAAGTGATGTCCGAGTTGGGGCATTTGCAG GAGGCCATGCAGTCCATTGCTTTGGTCACCAAGGAGCCGAGTGTGCTGCCGCAAGCCTCCGAGGAGCTCATACACGATGCCAAGGCCAGCATTAATCTGTACCCAGAGTCCCCCGGCGGTGGTTCCGGCTCACAGGGCGGCGGCTGCTCCAACTCCTTGGGCTCCAGAAAGAGCTCCGTGTGCTCCATTAGCAGCATGAATAGCAGCGGCTCCAGCAACTCGCCGGGACATCATCACTATCCACGCTCCCTGTCGCAG TTTGTAACGCCCGCAATACGCTTGAAACCTGGTGAATCCAGTGATAGTGGCTTTTGCTCATCGCCAGCTCTAACAACACAg GCCTCCAATGCAACGAATCAAACGGCAAATGTCTCCACTTGGCCGCCACATTCCCAGGACGCGGTGGACACACTGCCACCCACGGCCGATCGACCGCACACCATTTCCACGGCCTACGAGAAGGGTCATCAGCGTCCACCGTTGACAGTCTACACGTTCCAGAACCCAGAGACCATACACGAgtccggcagcggcagcatcaacAATGGCTCGGTGGCCTCATCCAATGGACAGCCAGCATCGGGCCAGAGCACGCCGGCCACACAGAAGTCACCAGCGGCCTCGTTGAGTCGTCCGCCATTGCCAGTT AAGCCGGCACATGTG CGCTGCTCATCGCTGGAGCGTCCGTTGTCCGCGCAGAGCAATCATCGCCagggcggtggcagcggcggcggcggcggtggcgttgGACTGCTGCAGCGTCAGTGCCCCTCACCGATACCAGCTCATATCACGAAAG AGCTGTCCGCAGCACATcatgcacagcagcaacagcagcagcagcagcagctccaacagcagcagagtccGCCCACCTACGTTAACATGTCCGAACTGGCCAACATGGCGGCCTTGAAGCTCACtaaccaccagcaacagcagcagcagcagcagcagcaacagaagccagcgccactgcagcagcagagttcCATTGATTCGATCTGCTCGCAGCATTCCAACGACTCCTCGGGCTCACatcagctgctccagcagcagcagcagcaacagcaaacgcCTCTTGCTGCCCAGCACCTTGCCAGCACACGCTCCCATTCCATATCCTCGACGGCATCGTCGCTGCACTCGCATCCATCGATCGATTCGACGGTCGCTTGCGGCTCCCTTGTGGGCCAGCATACacacagcaccagcaccaataCGAACACCACCTCGCCGTCCAGTGGCTGCTCCACGCCACAGAACCATTACTCGCCACTGTTAACCAACTCACCCACATCCACTGCCGCAGGTAcgcccagcggcagcagcattagcaccggcaccggcaccggtcTGGGCTTTGTCTATCAAGTCAGCTCACCCACGCCGCCAACCAGCGAGGTGCAGCAGGTGCTGAAGAtcactgagcagcagcagcagcaggcacagcaggCGGCCGAGGACACAGACGAGCGTTCGCGTGCCTCTGTGCTGCAAAAGGCTTCCATGTTCGAGAAGCAAGCGGCAGCTGTGGCCGCAGCAGCGGGCAGTGTGTCGCCACCAGTGCCGCTTACGGCTGCAGCCCCATCGACAGTTGTGGCACCCAAACGATCCGAGGCCGAGCAACAGGAAATGG ACAAATCTTTCGAAGACTCAATCCAagcattaaataatttaattggcGAACTAGACTCGTTCCAACGTGAGATCGATGAGGGCAAGGGcaagcagaacagcagcagcagcagcaacaccaacagcaacaacaacctgACAACAacgagtagcagcagcagcagcgagaacaACAACATGCTGCCCACGTGCATCACCAGCATCACGAGCACCTCCAACATCGAGCTGTGCGGCATCAGCAATCAGACAAACTCCAGCGGCTGTGGCACAGACATTTCGGACACCACCTCGGAGGAGCTCGCCGGCGAGACGGAACCCACGcggcgagagcgagagctgctGGGCGCCAGCGATTCGGAGCTGAGTCGCTGCTATGTGAGCGAGACGAGTTCGCTGACCGGCGGCCTCACCGCAGGCGGCTACGAGAATCCCACATTCGCTCACTTTGTGGCGAGTGCGAGCCGCGACGATCCCTACAACGGGGGCTCGGGCAGCGAGGGCCGCTCGCTGTATGCGCCCGCGTCCGTGTGCGTGTCCGCGGACAGCATCTCGCTGGCCGCCTCCGACAGCATTTGCCTGTCGGGCCAGCCGCGGCACGCCTACGTGGACACCTGCAGtgacagcggcagcgccgTCGTGGTGATCTACGACCATCAGATACCCAACACGCCGGACATTGAGTTTGTCAAGCAGAACTCGGAGATTGTGCTGCTGCGCACCAAGGACCCTCAGGTGCAgtcacagctgcagctgcacgagCTGCGggagttgcagcagttgcCCTCGAACCTCCTAGCCGGATCCCCGGACTCGCCGGACTCCTCGGGCAGTGGGAAGACGCCCGCGTCGGCAACAGCAACTGTGGCGCCCGCCAAGCAGCGACTCTCCTCGTTTCGCGCCtccagcgagcagcagctacagctgctCGGACGCGGCAGTCCACAAAGAGGTaaagcaaaacagcagcagtcgacccagcagcagcagcaacagcagcagcagcagccggcacaGGGTACAACAGTCAGTGATAGCGATAGCCAGGCAACAGTAGAGCCTCCTGTGATGCGGCGACAGCTGCCCCCAAAGCCCAACAGCCTCAGCCTGAGCCTTTTCAATGGTGCGGCTGCAGGTGCGGTTGGGGCTGCGGTTCAGCCTCCCAGTGTAGCCGACAAGCCATTGATACCCCGCAAGTCAGACTTTAAGGCTGATTTAGATGCCAAAATAcgcaagcagaagcagaagattCAACAGCAAttattgcagcagcagcagcagcaagagcaacagcagcagccgcaacaacaCTCACCACAGTCGCCCCCAAACCGAAACTGTAATGTCACTAATAGCCCAGCGGCTGGCATTGTTATTGCATCCGCATCAGAATACCAAAACCATAATCATAGTATGCCAAGCCAAAAGATGccgccaacagcagcaactccatCTGCATTAACATCATTGTCAGCTCGcggctcatcatcatcatcattattacCATCAACTGCATCTGCATCCACATCGATATCATCAAGTGCTCCTGCTACGCTCCTGCCCGTtacgccgccaccaccaccaccacccgccCATCCATATGTGTGCTCCCCAGCCAATACGAATTccattgccaatgccaatgccagtcTCAAGCCGTGCATTACGCCCCGGCCGGCCTCGCTGTCGGG aggaggaggaggtgcaggaggaggaggagcaggtggcAGCTCAACGCGCATCGCACGTCGTTCGTCCATCAATCAGGcaaagccaccgccgccagtgCGACGCAGCTCCTCGGTGACGCCCAGCccgaatgcagcagcagtgggg ACGTTCCGCACCTCATCACCAGccgcaggaggaggcggcggcggtggcggtggcatcTATGCCCAGCCCAAGCTGGTCAACAACATGTCCAGCTTTCGCACGAGCAGCCCCAGTCCcaacggacatggacatgggcatgCGCACCCACTGCCACCGACACAGCCCAAGGCGAATCCGAATCTAATTGCACAGCTCAATGCGAGAatcaacagcaagcagcagcagcaccagcaacaccagcaccagcagcagcaacatgtcAACGAGGGCATCTAtggcaatcagcagcagccaggaggaggCGAGTCCATCTACACGCGCAGCGGCCTGTCCATGtcccaacagcagccgcaacagcagcaaaactaTGACG ACTATGCCACAAGCACAAATATCGAAAAGACTGGCAGCATACGGGCCAAGACCAAGGCCGAATTTCTCGAGAATCTCAATGCGAAATTGGCCAAGCAGGGCATGTCCGGCCGTGCATTTGCCGTGCGAAATCTCATCAATAGCAAAGCGCTG CCGGATCCACGCATTTGTCACGAGTCGCTGATGGATCAAATAAAACGCGGAGCACCCTTGAAGCGTAATCAGAAGATCAACGATCGCAGCGCTCctaaaatacattaa